One region of Limnospira fusiformis SAG 85.79 genomic DNA includes:
- a CDS encoding outer membrane protein assembly factor BamB family protein: MLSYYELLSDRQFSGFSEPEVQAILETVLIQLVPLHRQGKAHQKISLQTLQQEGEQTILLLKHNPNVSGSPTQDIYDLGLVTLELLTGQVPSPRRRHPNWDWDKHCLISDQLNAILERMVTPNASQRWQNASQVLSAMGVAVPATRYSLKGWQLGLVGAGTTLVVVVGGLGIGSLFIPALRPLLPSAIWSWQIGRESAAMFRGNLERTGVYPPGGPTELTQLVWKFKTEHEIFSSPAVSGGVVYFGSFDNHLYAVDANTGQERWKFKTEGWIDSSPAVSGGVVYFGSFDNHLYAVDANTGQERWKFKTEGWIDSSPAVSGGVVYFGSGDNHLYAVDANTGQERWKFKTESGISSSPAVSGGVVYFGSGDNHLYAVDANTGQERWKFKTESGISSSPAVSGGVVYFGSRDNHLYAVDANTGQERWKFKTESGIFSSPAVSGGVVYFGSEDNYLYAVDANTGQQRWRFKTEGEIGSSPAVSGGVVYFGSEDNYLYAVDANTGQERWKFKTENGIYSSPAVSGGVVYFGSRDNHLYAVK, translated from the coding sequence ATGCTATCCTACTATGAATTGTTAAGCGATCGCCAGTTTTCCGGCTTCTCTGAACCCGAAGTTCAAGCCATCCTGGAAACTGTCTTAATCCAGTTAGTTCCCCTGCACCGTCAGGGAAAAGCCCATCAAAAGATTTCCTTGCAGACCTTGCAACAAGAAGGGGAACAGACAATTCTCTTGCTCAAACACAACCCCAATGTCAGCGGTTCTCCGACTCAAGATATTTACGACTTAGGTTTAGTAACCCTGGAATTGCTCACCGGACAAGTCCCCAGTCCCCGCCGCCGCCACCCCAACTGGGACTGGGATAAGCACTGTTTAATTAGTGACCAACTCAACGCCATTTTGGAACGGATGGTGACTCCTAACGCCTCCCAGCGTTGGCAAAATGCCAGTCAAGTCTTATCCGCAATGGGAGTAGCCGTTCCCGCAACTCGCTACTCCCTAAAAGGGTGGCAATTGGGACTGGTGGGAGCGGGGACAACATTAGTCGTGGTCGTCGGTGGTTTGGGAATTGGTAGTCTGTTTATTCCCGCCCTCCGGCCCTTGCTGCCCAGTGCTATCTGGAGTTGGCAGATAGGACGGGAGAGTGCTGCCATGTTTCGGGGTAATCTGGAACGAACAGGAGTTTATCCTCCAGGGGGGCCGACAGAATTAACACAACTGGTGTGGAAGTTTAAAACAGAACATGAGATTTTCTCTTCCCCTGCGGTGTCAGGAGGGGTGGTCTATTTTGGGAGTTTCGATAATCACCTCTACGCGGTAGATGCTAACACTGGACAGGAACGCTGGAAGTTTAAAACAGAAGGTTGGATTGACTCTTCCCCTGCGGTGTCAGGAGGGGTGGTCTATTTTGGGAGTTTCGATAATCACCTCTACGCGGTAGATGCTAACACTGGACAGGAACGCTGGAAGTTTAAAACAGAAGGTTGGATTGACTCTTCCCCTGCGGTGTCAGGAGGGGTGGTCTATTTTGGGAGTGGGGATAATCACCTCTACGCCGTAGATGCTAACACTGGACAGGAACGCTGGAAGTTTAAAACAGAAAGTGGGATTTCCTCTTCCCCTGCGGTGTCAGGAGGGGTGGTCTATTTTGGGAGTGGGGATAATCACCTCTACGCCGTAGATGCTAACACTGGACAGGAACGCTGGAAGTTTAAAACAGAAAGTGGGATTTCCTCTTCCCCTGCGGTGTCAGGAGGGGTGGTCTATTTTGGGAGTAGGGATAATCACCTCTACGCCGTAGATGCTAACACTGGACAGGAACGCTGGAAGTTTAAAACAGAAAGTGGGATTTTCTCTTCCCCTGCGGTGTCAGGAGGGGTGGTCTATTTTGGGAGTGAGGATAATTACCTCTACGCCGTAGATGCTAACACTGGACAGCAACGCTGGCGGTTTAAAACAGAAGGTGAGATTGGCTCTTCCCCAGCGGTGTCAGGAGGGGTGGTCTATTTTGGGAGTGAGGATAATTACCTCTACGCCGTAGATGCTAACACTGGACAGGAACGCTGGAAGTTTAAAACAGAAAATGGGATTTACTCTTCCCCTGCGGTGTCAGGAGGGGTGGTCTATTTTGGGAGTAGGGATAATCACCTCTACGCTGTGAAGTGA
- a CDS encoding outer membrane protein assembly factor BamB family protein → MMLSYYELLSDRHFSGFSEPEVQAILETVLIQLVPLHRQGKAHQKISLQTLQQEGEQTVLLPKDNPNVSGSPSQDIYDLGLVVLELLTGQVPSPRRTNPTWDWNDHCLISDQLNAILERMVTPNASQRWQNASQVLSAMGVAVPATRYSLKGWQLGLVGAGTTLVVVVGGLGIGSLFIPALRPLLPSAIWSWQIGRESAAMFRGNLERTGVYPPGGPTELTQLVWKFKTEDGITSSPAVSGGVVYFGSRDNHLYAVDANTGQQRWRFKTEGGIGSSPAVSGGVVYFGSRDNHLYAVDANTGQERWKFRTEDVILSSPAVSGGVVYFGSYDNHLYAVDANTGQERWRFKTEGEIFSSPAVSGGVVYFGSWDNHLYAVDANTGQERWRFKTEGEIYSSPAVSGGVVYFGSLDNHLYAVDANTAQERWKFKTEGGIYSSPAVSGGVVYFGSYDNHLYAVDANTAQEHWKFKTEGGIYSPPAVSGGVVYFGSEDNHLYAVDANTGQQRWKFKTENGIYSSPAVSGGVVYFGSYDNHLYAVK, encoded by the coding sequence ATGATGCTATCCTACTATGAATTGTTAAGCGATCGCCATTTTTCCGGCTTCTCTGAACCCGAAGTTCAAGCAATCCTGGAAACTGTCTTAATCCAGTTAGTTCCCCTGCACCGTCAGGGAAAAGCCCATCAAAAGATTTCCTTGCAGACCTTGCAACAAGAAGGGGAACAAACGGTTCTGTTGCCCAAAGACAACCCCAATGTCAGCGGTTCTCCGAGTCAAGATATTTACGACTTGGGTTTAGTTGTCCTGGAGTTGCTGACCGGACAAGTCCCCAGTCCCCGCCGCACCAACCCAACCTGGGACTGGAATGACCACTGTTTAATTAGTGACCAACTCAACGCCATTTTGGAACGGATGGTGACTCCTAACGCCTCCCAGCGTTGGCAAAATGCCAGTCAAGTCTTATCCGCAATGGGAGTAGCCGTTCCCGCAACTCGCTACTCCCTAAAAGGGTGGCAATTGGGACTGGTGGGGGCGGGGACAACATTAGTCGTGGTCGTCGGTGGTTTGGGAATTGGTAGTCTGTTTATTCCCGCCCTCCGGCCCTTGCTGCCCAGTGCTATCTGGAGTTGGCAGATAGGACGGGAGAGTGCTGCCATGTTTCGGGGTAATCTGGAACGAACAGGAGTTTATCCTCCAGGCGGGCCGACAGAATTAACACAACTGGTGTGGAAGTTTAAAACAGAAGATGGGATTACCTCTTCCCCTGCGGTGTCAGGAGGGGTGGTCTATTTTGGGAGTAGGGATAATCACCTCTACGCCGTAGATGCTAACACTGGACAGCAACGCTGGCGGTTTAAAACAGAAGGTGGGATTGGCTCTTCCCCTGCGGTGTCAGGAGGGGTGGTCTATTTTGGGAGTAGGGATAATCACCTCTACGCGGTAGATGCTAACACTGGACAGGAACGCTGGAAGTTTAGAACAGAAGATGTGATTTTATCTTCCCCTGCGGTGTCAGGAGGGGTGGTCTATTTTGGGAGTTACGATAATCACCTCTACGCCGTAGATGCTAACACTGGACAGGAACGCTGGCGGTTTAAAACAGAAGGTGAGATTTTCTCTTCCCCTGCCGTGTCAGGAGGGGTGGTCTATTTTGGGAGTTGGGATAATCACCTCTACGCCGTAGATGCTAACACTGGACAGGAACGCTGGCGGTTTAAAACAGAAGGTGAGATTTACTCTTCCCCTGCGGTGTCAGGAGGGGTGGTCTATTTTGGGAGTTTGGATAATCACCTCTACGCGGTAGATGCTAACACTGCACAGGAACGCTGGAAGTTTAAAACAGAAGGTGGGATTTACTCTTCCCCTGCGGTGTCAGGAGGGGTGGTCTATTTTGGGAGTTACGATAATCACCTCTACGCGGTAGATGCTAACACTGCACAGGAACACTGGAAGTTTAAAACAGAAGGTGGGATTTACTCTCCCCCTGCGGTGTCAGGAGGGGTGGTCTATTTTGGGAGTGAGGATAATCACCTCTACGCGGTAGATGCTAACACTGGACAGCAACGCTGGAAGTTTAAAACAGAAAATGGGATTTACTCTTCCCCTGCGGTGTCAGGAGGGGTGGTCTATTTTGGGAGTTACGATAATCACCTCTACGCTGTGAAGTGA
- a CDS encoding PQQ-binding-like beta-propeller repeat protein — MLSYYELLSDRHFSGFSEPKVQAILETVLIQLVPLHRQGKAHQKISLQTLQQNGEQTILLLKHNPNVSGSPTQDIYDLGLVTLELLTGQVPSPRRRHPNWDWDKHCLISDQLNAILERMVTPNASQRWQNASQVLSAMGVAVPATRYSLKGWQLGLVGAGTTLVVVVGGLGIGSLFIPALRPLLPSAIWSWQIGRESAAMFRGNLERTGVYPPGGPTELTQLVWKFKTEDGIFSSPAVSGGVVYVGSEDNHLYAVDTNTGQQRWKFKTESGIFSSPAVSGGVVYFGSLDNHLYAVDANTGQERWRFKTENGIYSSPAVSGGVVYFGSRDNHLYAVDANTGQERWKFKTERAIRSSPAVSGGVVYFGSYDNHLYAVDTNTGQERWKFKTESVIFSSPAVSGGVVYFGSWDNHLYAVDANTGQQRWKFKTESVIFSSPAVSGGVVYFGSDDNHLYAVDANTGQQRWKFKTEGGIGSSPAVSGGVVYFGSYDNHLYAVDANTGQERWKFKTEDTITSSPAVSGGVVYFGSRDNHLYAVK; from the coding sequence ATGCTATCCTACTATGAATTATTAAGCGATCGCCATTTTTCCGGCTTCTCTGAACCCAAAGTTCAAGCAATCCTGGAAACTGTCTTAATCCAGTTAGTTCCCCTGCACCGTCAGGGAAAAGCCCATCAAAAGATTTCCTTGCAGACCTTGCAACAAAACGGGGAACAGACAATTCTCTTGCTCAAACACAACCCCAATGTCAGCGGTTCTCCGACTCAAGATATTTACGACTTAGGTTTAGTAACCCTGGAATTGCTCACCGGACAAGTCCCCAGTCCCCGCCGCCGCCACCCCAACTGGGACTGGGATAAGCACTGTTTAATTAGTGACCAACTCAACGCCATTTTGGAACGGATGGTGACTCCTAACGCCTCCCAGCGTTGGCAAAATGCCAGTCAAGTCTTATCCGCAATGGGGGTAGCCGTTCCGGCAACTCGCTACTCCCTAAAAGGGTGGCAATTGGGACTGGTGGGGGCGGGGACAACATTAGTCGTGGTCGTCGGTGGTTTGGGAATTGGTAGTCTGTTTATTCCCGCCCTCCGGCCCTTGCTGCCCAGTGCTATCTGGAGTTGGCAGATAGGACGGGAGAGTGCTGCCATGTTTCGGGGTAATCTGGAACGAACAGGAGTTTATCCTCCAGGCGGGCCGACAGAATTAACACAACTGGTGTGGAAGTTTAAAACAGAAGATGGGATTTTCTCTTCCCCTGCGGTGTCAGGAGGGGTGGTCTATGTTGGCAGTGAGGATAATCACCTCTACGCCGTAGATACTAACACTGGACAGCAACGCTGGAAGTTTAAAACAGAAAGTGGGATTTTCTCTTCCCCTGCGGTGTCAGGAGGGGTGGTCTATTTTGGGAGTTTGGATAATCACCTCTACGCCGTAGATGCTAACACTGGACAGGAACGCTGGCGGTTTAAAACAGAAAATGGGATTTACTCTTCCCCTGCGGTGTCAGGAGGGGTGGTCTATTTTGGGAGTAGGGATAATCACCTCTACGCCGTAGATGCTAACACTGGACAGGAACGCTGGAAGTTTAAAACAGAACGTGCGATTCGCTCTTCCCCTGCGGTGTCAGGAGGGGTGGTCTATTTTGGGAGTTACGATAATCACCTCTACGCGGTAGATACTAACACTGGACAGGAACGCTGGAAGTTTAAAACAGAAAGTGTGATTTTCTCTTCCCCTGCGGTGTCAGGAGGGGTGGTCTATTTTGGGAGTTGGGATAATCACCTCTACGCGGTAGATGCTAACACTGGACAGCAACGCTGGAAGTTTAAAACAGAAAGTGTGATTTTCTCTTCCCCTGCGGTGTCAGGAGGGGTGGTCTATTTTGGGAGTGACGATAATCACCTCTACGCCGTAGATGCTAACACTGGACAGCAACGCTGGAAGTTTAAAACAGAAGGTGGGATTGGCTCTTCCCCTGCGGTGTCAGGAGGGGTGGTCTATTTTGGGAGTTACGATAATCACCTCTACGCCGTAGATGCTAACACTGGACAGGAACGCTGGAAGTTTAAAACAGAAGATACGATTACCTCTTCCCCTGCGGTGTCAGGAGGGGTGGTCTATTTTGGGAGTAGGGATAATCACCTCTACGCTGTGAAGTGA
- a CDS encoding FHA domain-containing protein, producing MSLLSEATGKSWTLKPNRCYIIGSSSGCDIVIPEPGVSSQHLQLKFNSVSNEWRLEKLSEDASIIINGVPATEQGITQATRISVGNEVLVATPQSESNVADVSEPSFSQTNHKMREGRTLSDATPMTKYLEDDSISIKLNLRPVTQVTSKVNSLWKAMSTTDRLLSGILLLSTLNTLVILSTLPLIMSASSVISKLEGFANRLEPMVNQIEREFNKMFR from the coding sequence ATGAGTTTATTGTCTGAAGCAACTGGCAAAAGCTGGACTTTAAAGCCCAATCGTTGCTATATCATTGGTTCTAGTTCAGGCTGTGATATTGTTATCCCAGAACCCGGAGTTTCTTCACAGCATCTACAACTAAAATTCAACTCAGTTAGCAATGAGTGGCGGCTGGAAAAATTAAGCGAAGATGCCTCGATTATAATTAATGGAGTCCCAGCAACAGAACAAGGCATCACTCAGGCGACAAGGATAAGCGTTGGGAATGAAGTTTTGGTAGCTACTCCTCAGAGCGAGTCAAATGTTGCTGATGTTTCTGAGCCATCTTTTAGTCAGACAAATCACAAGATGAGGGAAGGGCGCACTTTATCTGATGCCACTCCCATGACGAAATATTTAGAGGATGATTCGATATCGATTAAGCTCAATTTGCGGCCTGTTACTCAAGTCACCTCGAAAGTTAACTCCCTGTGGAAAGCTATGAGTACAACTGATAGGCTGTTGTCCGGAATCTTACTGCTTTCGACCCTGAACACTCTAGTTATTTTAAGTACCTTGCCTTTAATCATGAGCGCTTCCTCAGTGATATCGAAACTGGAAGGTTTTGCCAATCGTCTCGAGCCAATGGTCAATCAAATTGAGCGCGAATTCAATAAAATGTTTCGCTAA
- the recN gene encoding DNA repair protein RecN translates to MLISLRIENFALIDHLDLEFGPGLNVFTGETGAGKSIILDAVDAVLGGKVDRRSIRTGCDRSILEACFEVDPGLIDWFRQQEIDLVDGSLVVCCRELVVNQDKFRSRSRLNGILVGRGIIDRLRDRFVEITAQGQTVQLGKPALQREWLDLYGGSNTLRLRERVGEAYMRAREVQNALQKRRQDSQQRLQRIDLLQYQIRELQNANLTDAGELEALQQEQQRLSHVVELQHQSYGICQALYQNDKGELAAADLLSQAEMVLRDLVEYDSQLQPILAMVEDALAQVTEAGQQIGRYGEQLESDPERLQEVEDRIADLKQICRKYGQTLREVMDYYNAIEQELAQLEDGENSLETLEKAYFEAQGKLKQVCDLLSGEREKIARGLETHLIAELQPLAMDSVRFQVQITPTSPSPMGADQIQFCLSPNPGEPIKPLSETASGGEMSRFLLALKACFSQIEGSGTLVFDEIDVGVSGRVATAIAQKLYQLSHCHQVLCVTHQPLVAAMADHHFRVAKVVIGNSPQDTEEAVKQRTVVRVTVLDTPGRREELAQLASGRSVQEAIAFAESLLTQAATLRQARTPPLTQTQAV, encoded by the coding sequence ATGTTGATATCACTGCGGATCGAAAATTTTGCCTTAATTGACCACCTGGACCTGGAATTCGGACCGGGGTTGAATGTGTTTACCGGGGAAACTGGGGCGGGTAAGTCGATTATTTTGGATGCAGTTGATGCCGTCTTGGGGGGAAAGGTCGATCGCCGTAGTATTCGTACAGGTTGCGATCGCTCTATTTTGGAGGCTTGCTTTGAGGTAGACCCTGGTTTGATTGACTGGTTTCGACAACAGGAAATTGACCTGGTAGATGGTTCCCTGGTAGTCTGTTGTCGGGAATTGGTGGTAAATCAGGATAAGTTTCGCAGTAGATCCCGATTAAATGGCATTCTGGTCGGTCGTGGAATTATAGACCGTCTGCGCGATCGCTTTGTGGAAATTACCGCCCAAGGTCAGACGGTACAGTTGGGGAAACCGGCGCTACAACGGGAATGGTTAGACTTGTATGGGGGAAGTAATACTCTCCGGTTGCGGGAAAGGGTTGGGGAGGCTTATATGCGCGCTAGGGAGGTGCAAAACGCCCTACAAAAACGCCGCCAAGACTCCCAGCAACGGCTACAGCGTATAGATTTATTGCAATATCAAATTAGGGAACTGCAAAATGCTAATCTGACCGATGCCGGGGAGTTGGAGGCTCTACAACAGGAACAACAGCGCCTCAGTCATGTGGTGGAGTTGCAGCACCAAAGTTATGGCATTTGTCAAGCCCTCTATCAGAATGATAAGGGAGAATTGGCCGCGGCGGATCTGTTGAGTCAGGCGGAAATGGTTTTGCGGGACTTGGTGGAATATGACTCCCAACTGCAACCTATTTTGGCTATGGTGGAAGATGCTTTAGCACAAGTGACGGAAGCCGGACAGCAAATAGGGCGCTATGGTGAACAGTTGGAGTCGGACCCGGAAAGACTCCAGGAGGTGGAAGACCGCATTGCTGACCTCAAACAGATTTGTCGGAAATATGGTCAGACTCTCCGTGAGGTGATGGATTATTATAATGCCATTGAGCAGGAGTTGGCGCAACTGGAGGATGGGGAAAATTCCCTGGAAACTCTGGAGAAGGCTTATTTTGAGGCGCAGGGGAAACTTAAACAAGTCTGCGACCTTCTCAGCGGGGAACGTGAAAAAATCGCCCGTGGTCTGGAAACTCATCTGATCGCCGAGTTGCAGCCTTTGGCTATGGATAGTGTCCGGTTTCAGGTGCAAATTACCCCCACTTCCCCGTCACCAATGGGCGCTGACCAGATACAATTCTGTTTGAGTCCTAATCCCGGTGAACCGATTAAACCTTTGAGTGAGACGGCTTCTGGGGGGGAAATGAGTCGGTTTCTGTTAGCCCTGAAAGCCTGCTTTTCCCAAATTGAGGGGTCGGGAACTTTGGTTTTTGATGAAATTGATGTGGGGGTGTCGGGACGGGTGGCTACGGCGATCGCTCAAAAATTATACCAGCTTAGTCATTGTCATCAGGTTCTGTGTGTCACTCATCAACCTCTGGTGGCGGCTATGGCGGATCATCATTTTCGGGTGGCGAAGGTGGTTATTGGTAACTCTCCCCAGGATACGGAGGAGGCGGTTAAACAGCGGACGGTGGTGCGGGTAACGGTCCTGGATACTCCCGGGCGGCGGGAAGAATTGGCTCAGTTGGCTAGTGGGCGATCGGTTCAAGAGGCGATCGCCTTTGCGGAGTCATTACTAACCCAAGCCGCTACCCTCCGTCAAGCCAGGACACCGCCTTTGACACAGACTCAAGCCGTTTGA
- a CDS encoding quinone-dependent dihydroorotate dehydrogenase, which yields MDLYQSLLKPILFKGLKVDPEWAHHQTLELLHWIDTHKSNLPLSWLESQLQPRFSLVDPRLQQTMWGLNFINPVGLAAGFDKDGVAAGLWGSFGFGFTELGTVTLHPQPGNPRPRLFRLLEDEAVLNRMGFNNQGAATLADRLQNYTPSSLGPTIPLGINLGKSKITPLEEAASDYLGSFQLLRDLGDYFVVNVSSPNTPGLRSLQGSTELNEILTVLQQENIAASKPLFIKIAPDLEWKAIDDIIELARTHNLAGIIATNTTISRDNLKTQWLPQTGNPITSEAGGISGAPLRERSTAVIRHIWEQTNGEIPIIGVGGIFTAEDAWEKITAGACLLQVYTGWVYEGPLMVHRLLTGLLQKLEHHGLNHISQAIGVAGSTVNHISDIP from the coding sequence TTGGATCTGTATCAATCTCTGCTGAAACCGATTTTATTTAAAGGCCTGAAAGTCGATCCAGAGTGGGCGCATCATCAAACCTTGGAACTTCTCCATTGGATAGACACCCACAAATCAAATCTCCCCCTATCCTGGCTAGAATCGCAACTACAGCCTCGATTCAGCCTAGTTGACCCCCGACTCCAGCAAACCATGTGGGGGCTAAATTTCATCAATCCCGTGGGGTTAGCCGCTGGTTTTGATAAAGACGGCGTGGCGGCGGGGTTATGGGGAAGTTTTGGCTTTGGGTTCACCGAATTAGGCACAGTGACCTTACACCCGCAACCCGGAAACCCGCGCCCGCGTCTGTTTCGGCTACTAGAAGATGAAGCAGTTTTAAATCGTATGGGGTTTAATAACCAAGGCGCTGCCACCCTAGCCGACCGTTTACAGAATTATACTCCTTCTAGCCTCGGTCCGACAATACCCCTAGGCATCAACCTAGGAAAATCGAAAATCACCCCCCTAGAGGAAGCAGCCAGCGACTATCTTGGGAGTTTTCAGCTATTGCGAGACCTAGGTGATTACTTTGTAGTGAATGTGTCGTCACCGAATACACCAGGTTTGCGATCGCTACAAGGAAGCACAGAACTCAATGAAATCCTAACAGTTTTACAACAGGAAAACATAGCAGCATCGAAGCCCCTATTCATCAAAATCGCCCCCGATCTAGAATGGAAAGCGATCGATGATATAATAGAACTAGCCCGAACCCATAACCTAGCGGGTATAATTGCCACCAACACCACCATTAGTCGGGACAACCTAAAAACCCAATGGTTACCCCAAACCGGAAACCCGATAACTTCCGAAGCCGGAGGAATTAGTGGCGCACCCCTAAGGGAAAGGTCTACCGCCGTCATTCGCCATATATGGGAACAAACCAACGGTGAAATTCCCATCATTGGCGTTGGTGGCATTTTCACCGCCGAGGACGCTTGGGAAAAAATCACGGCTGGGGCTTGTCTCCTCCAAGTATACACCGGATGGGTTTACGAAGGTCCTCTCATGGTACATCGTCTTCTAACGGGACTCCTACAAAAACTAGAACACCACGGACTCAACCACATTTCCCAAGCCATAGGCGTGGCGGGTTCCACAGTCAACCACATTTCCGATATTCCGTAG
- a CDS encoding BrnT family toxin, producing MILLILIFWENLVTICSNSQGMEFEWDETKRLTNLRKHGINFIDVPLVFDGDIVTFEDDRFNYGEQRFVTLGLLQGRVVAIVHTEQEKCIRIISARKATKYEQQIYFEQLSN from the coding sequence TTGATTCTGTTAATATTAATTTTTTGGGAAAATTTAGTTACAATATGTAGTAACAGTCAAGGCATGGAATTTGAATGGGATGAAACTAAACGTCTGACGAACCTCCGCAAACATGGCATTAATTTTATTGATGTTCCCCTTGTTTTTGATGGAGATATCGTAACCTTTGAAGATGACCGATTCAATTATGGAGAGCAGAGGTTTGTGACTTTGGGTTTGTTGCAAGGGCGAGTGGTCGCTATTGTCCATACAGAACAAGAAAAATGTATTCGGATTATTTCTGCGAGAAAAGCTACTAAATATGAACAACAAATTTACTTCGAGCAACTCTCAAACTGA
- a CDS encoding BrnA antitoxin family protein: protein MTDEEIDFSDCPEITPEMVTKAVVRRGSPNYQTKTQVTLSIDSDVLDWFKSQGQSYQTEINRLLRSHMEAQQ from the coding sequence ATGACTGATGAAGAAATTGATTTTTCTGATTGTCCTGAAATTACGCCAGAAATGGTTACTAAAGCAGTAGTTAGGCGAGGTTCACCTAATTATCAGACCAAAACACAAGTGACTTTAAGTATTGATAGTGATGTTTTAGACTGGTTTAAATCGCAAGGTCAGAGTTATCAGACTGAGATTAATCGTTTACTGCGATCGCATATGGAAGCCCAGCAATAG
- the aroB gene encoding 3-dehydroquinate synthase — protein MSSVIRVNLGPMSYDISVAAGNLDRLGSLVSSLKLGKKALLVSNPEIFAHYGQRAIASMENAGFQVSSVVLPAGEQYKTLSTVQSIYNSALEHRLERSSTMIALGGGVIGDMTGFAAATWLRGINVVQVPTSLLAMVDASIGGKTGVNHPQGKNLIGAFHQPRLVVIDPQVLTTLPAREFRAGMAEVIKYGVIWDKQLFERLEEADNLHSIDDLTGELLTEIIVRSCQSKADVVSKDEKESGLRAILNYGHTIGHAVESLTGYLELVHGEAVAIGMVAASQIAVKMQLWGNDGDRRQELLIKKAGLPIHLPQGLKIDEIIDILQTDKKVKDGQVRFILPREIGTVTISDRVPSQTIADVLATINN, from the coding sequence ATGTCGTCTGTCATTCGGGTGAATTTGGGGCCAATGTCCTATGATATTTCTGTGGCGGCGGGGAATTTAGACCGCTTGGGGTCTTTGGTGTCTTCCCTCAAGTTAGGAAAAAAAGCCCTATTGGTATCTAACCCAGAAATTTTTGCACACTACGGACAAAGGGCGATCGCCTCAATGGAGAATGCTGGCTTTCAGGTTTCCTCAGTAGTCCTTCCCGCTGGAGAACAGTATAAAACACTCTCCACGGTCCAATCTATCTATAATAGCGCCCTAGAACACCGCCTAGAACGTAGTTCCACTATGATCGCTTTAGGGGGGGGAGTAATTGGAGATATGACCGGGTTTGCTGCTGCTACCTGGCTGCGGGGAATTAATGTTGTACAGGTTCCCACCTCTCTACTGGCTATGGTGGATGCTTCTATTGGTGGGAAAACAGGGGTAAATCATCCCCAGGGTAAAAACTTGATTGGCGCTTTTCATCAACCCCGTTTAGTGGTGATAGATCCGCAGGTTTTGACGACTCTACCAGCACGAGAATTTCGGGCGGGAATGGCGGAGGTGATTAAATATGGGGTGATTTGGGATAAACAGTTATTTGAACGCCTAGAAGAGGCAGATAACCTCCATAGCATTGATGATTTGACGGGGGAACTACTGACCGAAATTATAGTCCGTTCCTGTCAAAGTAAGGCTGATGTGGTTAGCAAGGATGAAAAGGAATCGGGACTGAGGGCGATTTTGAATTATGGTCATACTATCGGTCATGCGGTAGAGAGTCTGACCGGATACTTGGAATTGGTACACGGGGAAGCGGTGGCTATTGGGATGGTTGCTGCTAGTCAAATTGCGGTGAAGATGCAATTATGGGGAAATGATGGCGATCGCCGCCAGGAATTACTGATTAAAAAGGCAGGTTTACCTATTCATCTTCCCCAAGGATTAAAGATTGATGAAATCATCGACATCCTACAAACTGATAAGAAGGTGAAAGATGGTCAAGTCCGCTTTATTCTCCCCAGGGAAATTGGCACAGTAACTATTAGCGATCGAGTCCCTTCCCAGACTATTGCTGATGTATTAGCGACAATTAACAATTAA
- the petL gene encoding cytochrome b6-f complex subunit PetL, producing MTIDGAIAYALLYVVAIGAAAGIMFTLRLVKLI from the coding sequence ATGACCATTGATGGTGCGATCGCTTATGCTTTACTCTATGTAGTAGCTATCGGCGCTGCGGCTGGCATTATGTTCACCCTGCGACTGGTAAAACTGATCTAA